One window from the genome of Larus michahellis chromosome 23, bLarMic1.1, whole genome shotgun sequence encodes:
- the UHRF1 gene encoding E3 ubiquitin-protein ligase UHRF1, producing MWIQVRTMDGKETHRVDSLSKLTKVEGLRLRIHEVFGIEPHRQRLFYRGKQMEDGHSLFDYSVGLNDIVQLLVRQSPAVLPAVSKEKDSELSDTDSGCGSGQSESDKSSHNGEGAMELEGQPSTAAQPDWTDPGFGLYKINDLVDARDMNMGAWFEAQVVNVTRKKPTNESADNCTDPDQPTTIPEEDVIYHVKYEDYPENGVVELSSNDVRARARTILKWHQLEVGQVVMVNYNPDEPKERGFWYDAEILQKRETKMIKEINAKILLGDAGDSLNDCRITLVDEIYKIEEPGTASPISAGPLKRQNGPVCKACKDNPNKTCRICACHICGGKQDPDKQLMCDECDMAFHIYCLNPPLSSIPDDEDWYCPECRNDASEVVLAGEKLKESKKKQKMASANSSSRRDWGKGMACVGRTKECTIVPSNHYGPIPGIPVGTMWKFRVQVSESGVHRPHVAGIHGRSNDGAYSLVLAGGYEDDIDHGNSFTYTGSGGRDLSGNKRTAEQSCDQKLTNMNRALALNCSAPINDKNGAEAKDWRAGKPVRVVRNVKGGKHSKYAPVEGNRYDGIYKVVKYWPETGKSGFLVWRYLLRRDDEEPAPWTKEGKDRMKKLGLTMQYPEGYLEAVANKDKEKENNGDDEFDTPGKGKRKRKSAGGEEKLITSPTGTPKKTKVEPYKLTSQQKSLIKSDESNEKLWNEVLEALKDGPKFLNKVEEAFLCICCQEVVFRPVTTVCQHNVCKDCLDRSFKADVYSCPACRYDLGKNYTMQVNETLQTVLTQLFPGYGNGR from the exons ATGTGGATCCAGGTACGCACCATGGACGGGAAGGAGACCCACCGCGTGGATTCGCTCTCCAAACTCACCAAGGTGGAAGGGCTGCGGCTACGGATACACGAGGTTTTCGGTATCGAGCCTCACCGGCAACGGCTTTTCTACCGCGGCAAGCAG ATGGAAGATGGTCACTCCCTTTTTGATTACAGCGTCGGACTGAACGATATTGTTCAACTCTTGGTGAGACAAAGCCCAGCGGTGCTTCCTGCTGTGAGTAAGGAAAAGGATTCTGAACTCTCCGACACAGACTctggctgtggctctggccaaaGTGAATCCGACAAAAGCTCCCACAATGGCGAAGGTGCCATGGAGCTGGAGGGACAGCCCAGCACAGCGGCGCAGCCCGACTGGACTGACCCGGGATTTGGCCTCTATAAG ATCAATGACTTGGTCGATGCTCGAGATATGAATATGGGAGCGTGGTTTGAAGCCCAGGTTGTAAatgtaaccagaaaaaaacctacaaatGAATCAGCTGACAATTGCACAGACCCCGATCAGCCAACAACCATTCCTGAAGAAGATGTAATATACCACGTGAAATACGAAGA TTATCCAGAGAATGGAGTTGTAGAATTGAGTTCGAATGATGTACGGGCTCGTGCACGGACTATTTTGAAGTGGCACCAGCTAGAGGTAGGGCAGGTGGTGATGGTCAACTATAATCCCGATGAACCAAAAGAGAGAGGTTTTTGGTACGATGCGGAGATTCTGCAAAAAAGGGAGACGAAAATGATCAAGGAGATAAATGCAAAGATATTACTTGG GGATGCCGGTGATTCCTTGAATGACTGCAGAATTACATTAGTGGATGAAATCTATAAAATTGAAGAACCAGGCACCGCTTCTCCAATTAGTGCTGGTCCACTAAAGC GACAAAATGGACCTGTGTGTAAAGCATGTAAGGACAACCCCAACAAGACCTGCAGAATCTGCGCTTGCCATATCTGTGGGGGTAAACAAGATCCAGATAAACAGCTGATGTGTGACGAGTGCGATATGGCTTTCCACATCTACTGCCTCAACCCTCCCCTTAGCAGTATTCCAGATGATGAGGACTG GTATTGCCCTGAATGTCGAAATGATGCAAGTGAGGTGGTTTTAgcaggagagaaattaaaagaaagtaaaaagaaacaaaagatggcATCTGCTAATTCATCCTCGCGGAGAGACTGGGGCAAG GGTATGGCATGTGTTGGTCGCACAAAGGAATGTACCATTGTCCCCTCGAACCACTATGGACCAATTCCTGGGATTCCGGTCGGCACCATGTGGAAGTTCCGAGTTCAG GTGAGCGAATCCGGTGTTCACAGGCCCCACGTCGCAGGTATCCATGGCAGAAGTAACGATGGCGCCTATTCCTTGGTTCTGGCAGGAGGCTATGAAGACGACATA GATCATGGAAATTCCTTCACATATACAGGGAGCGGAGGGCGTGATCTTTCTGGAAACAAACGCACAGCAGAACAGTCTTGTGATCAAAAACTCACCAATATGAACAG AGCTTTGGCTCTGAACTGCAGTGCCCCCATCAACGACAAAAATGGAGCTGAAGCCAAGGACTGGAGAGCCGGAAAACCAGTCCGAGTAGTGAGGAATGTAAAAGGAGGCAAACATAGCAAATACGCTCCTGTAGAAGGGAACAGATATGATGGAATATATAAG GTTGTGAAATACTGGCCCGAGACAGGGAAATCTGGATTTCTAGTGTGGCGTTACTTACTTAGGAGGGATGATGAAGAACCTGCTCCTTGGACcaaggaaggaaaggacaggATGAAAAAGCTCGGCCTAACAATGCAG TATCCTGAAGGGTATTTGGAAGCTGTTGCAAACaaagataaggaaaaagaaaataatggagaTGATGAGTTTGATACCCcggggaaaggaaagaggaaaaggaaatcagCAG gtgGGGAGGAAAAGCTCATTACCTCTCCTACAGGGACTCCAAAGAAAACTAAAGTTGAGCCATACAAGCTGACATCTCAGCAAAAATCTCTTATAAAAAGTGATGAATCCAATGAAAAACTGTGGAATGAGGTACTAGAAGCTCTCAAAGACGGACCG AAATTTCTAAATAAAGTCGAAGAGGCCTTCTTGTGTATCTGCTGTCAGGAGGTTGTGTTTCGGCCAGTCACAACCGTGTGCCAACACAACGTGTGCAAG GATTGTTTGGATAGATCCTTCAAAGCGGATGTGTACAGTTGTCCAGCCTGCCGCTACGATCTTGGCAAAAATTATACCATGCAAGTGAATGAGACACTGCAGACCGTTCTAACTCAGCTCTTTCCTGGATACGGCAATGGACGGTGA